The Klebsiella quasivariicola region AACCGGGATACCACGGTCTTCCAGGCCCTTCATCTCTTTCATCAGCGCAGCCGGAGACAGCACGACGCCGTTACCGATAATGCTGGTGACGTTTTCACGCAGAATGCCTGATGGAATAAGATGGAGAACGGTTTTTTCACCGTTGATTACGAGAGTATGGCCGGCGTTGTGACCACCCTGGTAGCGCACAACATATTTAGCCCGTTCTGTCAGGAGATCGACGATCTTCCCTTTACCTTCGTCACCCCATTGGGTGCCCAGTACGACGACGTTGTTACCCATTTTTCAAAATCACCGTTTGCTTAAAAATGGATTCTACCATCGCTTTTTCAGAGTTACAGCACTTTTTGCATCCAAAATAAGGCAAATCCGACCACTTTTTGATCAGCCAATCGATTTCCTCAACATGTAGTAGATCACAATCCCGGCAACCACAAGTCCGCCGCCAAAACGGCGCAATAAATTATCCGGTAGCTGGCTCAGGCTGGCGACCATTTTGCGCCAGGCGCGAGGATAGAGTAGCGGGCCGAGCCCTTCGAGTACTAAAACCAGCGCCAGCGCCAGCCAAATGGTGGAGTTCATCGTCAACCTTAATTGAAAAGTATTCTTGCCGCTCTCGCGGGCGTCGGTAGCCAGCATGGTGAATTCATTCCCTCATTTCACATTGTCCCGTATTTCATCTTCATTATGAAACGATAAGGTGAAACAAAATTCACAACTAATTGTATTGCTGGATATTTTTTAAATTGTAACTATGCCATCGCGTACTACAACCCGGTACGTCTACATAATCAGGAAGATTATCATGAGAGAATTAACCGCATTTGAAATCGAAAATGTGAGCGGCGCAGGCTGGTTACAGGATGGCCTGGCTTCCTTAGGCAGCAAGGTCGGCGCCTCCGTATGGACGATGGGTACCGATGCCCTGAGCATCAGCCTGCCGCTGATTGGCACCATCAATCTGGCCGACCTGGCGCCAGACCTGGGCAAAACCCTGGGCGAAAGCGTCGGGTCTACCATCGGCGGCACCATCGAAAGTGCGCTGGCGAGCCTGCCGGTAGTCGGTGGCCTGCTGAATAAACTGCTGGGCAACTAATTCACGCCTCCGCAGTATGAAAAAAGGCGCCTGTTTCAGGCGCCTTTTCGCGTTAGTACTTCAGATTTACACCTTCTCGGCTTATTTGCGTGCCGAATCCGGTGAACGCATATAGCGGAAGAAGTCGCTGTCCGGACTCAGGACCATCACGTCCTGATTACTCTGGAAGCTCTTCTCATAAGCACGCAGGCTACGGATAAAGGAATAGAAGCCTGGATCCTGGCTGAACGCGTCGGCAAACAGCTTCGCCGATTCCGCATCACCTTCACCGCGTAGGATACGGCCCTGGCGCTCAGCTTCCGCCAGCGTCTTGGTGACTTCATAGTCCGCGGTCGCGCGCAGTTTCTCAGCCTCTTCCTGGCCCTGTGAACGGTGGCGACGAGCAACCGCTTCACGCTCCGCGCGCATACGGTTGTAGATCGCTTCCGACACTTCCGCCGGCAGGTTGATCTGTTTGATACGTACGTCGACAACTTCGATACCAAGCGCCGCCATACTGTTCGGGTTGATTACCTGCACTTTACCGTTGGTTTCGGCTTCTACACGCTCTGCCGCTTTGGCAATCGCGTCGTCAGCTGCCGGGGTGCTAACCTCGTCATCCGTACCCGCCGAGCCTGAGTTCAGCGCATCGCGTACTTCCAGGGTCAGGCGACCACGGGAGTCTGTCACGATGTCTTTCACATCCAGGCGACCAATTTCAGAACGCAGACGGTCCGAGAATTTACGCTTCAGCAGCACCTCGGCCTGAGAGACGTCGCCGCCGCCGGTAGCCAGGTAGTAACGGCTGAAGTCGCTGATACGCCATTTAATGTAGGAGTCGACGATCAGGTCTTTCTTCTCTTTAGTGACGAAACGATCGGCCTGGTTATCCATGGTCTGAATGCGCGCATCCAGCATCTTCACCGATTCGATAAACGGGATCTTGAAGTGCAGGCCCGGCGCATACACCAGCGGCTTGTTCTCGTCGTCGCGCAGGACTTTACCAAAACGCAGCGTAATACCGCGCTCGCCTTCTTTTACGACAAAGACTGACATGTAGAGCACTACCAGCACGATGACAATGATCGCGATAACAGATTTACGCATCGTTATTCCCCCTGACGCTGGTAGTCGTTACGCTGCGCGTTAGCGCGGCGTTGGTCCATAATGCTACCCCCGGTTGAGCTCGAGGTTGATGAGTTGCTGGCGCTGCTTGAGCTGGATGCTGGCGGCAGGCGCAGCAGATCGCTGGCGTCACTGCTATCGCTCTTTGCTGCCGGCGCAGCGGCGCCTTTCAGCATCTGGTCCAGCGGCAGAACCATCAGATTGCCGTTTTTGCTGTCATTGACCAGCACTTTACGGGTGTGGCTCAGCACTTTTTCCATGGTTTCGATGTACAGACGCTCGCGGGTAATTTCCGGCGCGGCTTTGTATTCCGGCAGGATCTTCGCAAAGCGAGCCACTTCACCCTGGGCTTCCAGAACGGTCTGGGTCTTATAGGCGCGTGCCTCTTCGAGGATACGCTGCGCCTGACCATTCGCCCGCGGCTGAACTTCGTTGGTATACGCTTCCGCTTCACGGATGTACTGCTGTTCGTTCTCACGCGCGGCAATAGCATCGTCAAACGCGGCCTTCACCTCTTCCGGCGGACGCGCCGTCTGGAAGTTGACGTCCAGCAGAGTGATACCCATGTTGTACGGGCGAATCGTCTCTTCCAGCTCGCGCTGGGTATCGCTACGGATCACGGTACGACCTTCGGTCAGGATGCGATCCATGGTGTATTTGCCGATCACGCCGCGCAACGCGCTGTCGGTGGCCTGACGCAGGCTGTCATCCGCGCTGGTGACGCTAAACAGATAGCGCTCCGGATCGGTGACGCGGTACTGCACGTTCATCTCAACGCGCACCACGTTTTCGTCAGAGGTCAGCATAACGCCGGAAGCCGCCAGTTCGCGTACCGACTCCACGTTCACCGCCTGAACGTTATCGATAAAAGTCGGCTTCCAGTTCAGGCCCGGTTCAACCAGATGGCTAAACTTGCCAAAACGAGTGACCACGCCGCGTTCGGCTTCTTTAATGGTATAGAAACCGCTGGCCGCCCAGATAATTACTGCTGCCGCGGCAACGATGCCGACAATACGCCCGCCCATCGGTCCACGAGGTCCCTGTGCGCTATTACCACCGCCCAGTCCGCCCTTGCCGCCGCCGAGCCCGCCAAGTTTTTTACTTAACTTGCGGAAGATATCATCCAGATCCGGTGGCCCCTGCTCGCGACCACCTTTGTTGCCATTTCCCTCAGAGTTGCCGCCAGGTTTGCTGCTCCCCCACGGGTCGCGGTCCTGTCCGTTATTACCGGGCTGATTCCACGCCATGTATATGCTCCATATTTGTTTTTGATATCCCCACAGGGGTCAATATCTTCAGGCAAGTTGCAAGATCAAACCACATAGTCAACAAGCGTTGGCTCTTGCTTACAGAGGCGCCGCCAGTCAACGATCGGCATGCGCACCTGCAGACTCACGCTGCCGTCATCCTCCATCCACTCTTTTTCTATCGCCTGAAGCTGATAGAAGCGGCTTCTCAGTCGCCCTTCTTTCGGCGGTAAGCGCAGCGTATGCTGGGCCACTTCACCGGAAAGACGCTCTGTTAACGCCTGAAAAAGCAGTGGTACGCCCACCCCGGTCTGGGCTGAAAGCCAGACCCGAATGGGTTTATTTTCATCGTCACGATCGATGCGCGGTTCAAAATCGTCAAGCATGTCGATTTTGTTCATCACCAGCAGCGCTGGGATCTCATCGGCCTCAATCTCAGCGAGAACCGTATTTACCGCATCAATATTTTCCTGCACGCGAACATCCGCCGCGTCAATCACATGCAGCAGCAGCGTCGCCTGACGCGTCTCCTGCAACGTCGCTTTAAACGCGGCCACCAGATCGTGCGGCAGATGGCGAATAAAACCGACGGTATCGGCCAGCACCGTTTCGCCGACGTCAGGGACGTCAATGCGGCGCAGCGTCGGGTCGAGGGTGGCGAACAACTGGTTCGCGGCATAGACCTCAGCGGCGGTGATCTGGTTAAAGAGCGTTGATTTTCCGGCGTTGGTGTAGCCCACCAGCGACACGGTTGGAATATCGGCTTTCGCGCGCGACCGCCGCCCCTGCTCACGCTGTTTCTCGACTTTTTCCAGCCGCGACAGGATCTGCATGATGCGGTTACGCAATAAACGACGGTCGGTTTCGAGCTGAGTTTCACCCGGGCCACGCAAACCAATACCGCCCTTTTGTCTTTCAAGGTGGGTCCAGCCGCGGACAAGGCGGGTCGCCATATGGCGCAGCTGCGCCAGCTCGACCTGCAGTTTCCCTTCATGGGTGCGCGCGCGCTGGGCGAAAATATCTAAAATAAGACCGGTGCGATCGATAACCCGGCATTCGCACAGGCGCTCCAGGTTGCGTTCTTGTGCCGGACTCAGGGCATGATCGAAGAGCACGACCGAGGCGCCGGTCGCTTTAACGGCTTCCGCAATTTCGACTGCCTTACCTTCACCAACAAAATACTTCGGGTGCGGTGCTTTACGGCTACCGGTAATCACCTGCATTGCTTCGACACCGGCGGAAGAGGCCAGAGTTTCAAACTCCTGGAGATCTTCCATATCTTTGTCTTGCGAAAAATAGATGTGTACCAGTACCGCCTGCTCACCGGCGTC contains the following coding sequences:
- the hflC gene encoding protease modulator HflC; translated protein: MRKSVIAIIVIVLVVLYMSVFVVKEGERGITLRFGKVLRDDENKPLVYAPGLHFKIPFIESVKMLDARIQTMDNQADRFVTKEKKDLIVDSYIKWRISDFSRYYLATGGGDVSQAEVLLKRKFSDRLRSEIGRLDVKDIVTDSRGRLTLEVRDALNSGSAGTDDEVSTPAADDAIAKAAERVEAETNGKVQVINPNSMAALGIEVVDVRIKQINLPAEVSEAIYNRMRAEREAVARRHRSQGQEEAEKLRATADYEVTKTLAEAERQGRILRGEGDAESAKLFADAFSQDPGFYSFIRSLRAYEKSFQSNQDVMVLSPDSDFFRYMRSPDSARK
- the hflX gene encoding ribosome rescue GTPase HflX — its product is MFDRYDAGEQAVLVHIYFSQDKDMEDLQEFETLASSAGVEAMQVITGSRKAPHPKYFVGEGKAVEIAEAVKATGASVVLFDHALSPAQERNLERLCECRVIDRTGLILDIFAQRARTHEGKLQVELAQLRHMATRLVRGWTHLERQKGGIGLRGPGETQLETDRRLLRNRIMQILSRLEKVEKQREQGRRSRAKADIPTVSLVGYTNAGKSTLFNQITAAEVYAANQLFATLDPTLRRIDVPDVGETVLADTVGFIRHLPHDLVAAFKATLQETRQATLLLHVIDAADVRVQENIDAVNTVLAEIEADEIPALLVMNKIDMLDDFEPRIDRDDENKPIRVWLSAQTGVGVPLLFQALTERLSGEVAQHTLRLPPKEGRLRSRFYQLQAIEKEWMEDDGSVSLQVRMPIVDWRRLCKQEPTLVDYVV
- a CDS encoding DUF2065 domain-containing protein; this translates as MNSTIWLALALVLVLEGLGPLLYPRAWRKMVASLSQLPDNLLRRFGGGLVVAGIVIYYMLRKSIG
- the hflK gene encoding FtsH protease activity modulator HflK produces the protein MAWNQPGNNGQDRDPWGSSKPGGNSEGNGNKGGREQGPPDLDDIFRKLSKKLGGLGGGKGGLGGGNSAQGPRGPMGGRIVGIVAAAAVIIWAASGFYTIKEAERGVVTRFGKFSHLVEPGLNWKPTFIDNVQAVNVESVRELAASGVMLTSDENVVRVEMNVQYRVTDPERYLFSVTSADDSLRQATDSALRGVIGKYTMDRILTEGRTVIRSDTQRELEETIRPYNMGITLLDVNFQTARPPEEVKAAFDDAIAARENEQQYIREAEAYTNEVQPRANGQAQRILEEARAYKTQTVLEAQGEVARFAKILPEYKAAPEITRERLYIETMEKVLSHTRKVLVNDSKNGNLMVLPLDQMLKGAAAPAAKSDSSDASDLLRLPPASSSSSASNSSTSSSTGGSIMDQRRANAQRNDYQRQGE